A genomic segment from Melanotaenia boesemani isolate fMelBoe1 chromosome 9, fMelBoe1.pri, whole genome shotgun sequence encodes:
- the LOC121645941 gene encoding protein FAM181B, translating into MAVQTAIMNPQFMSFCFPGSVMEYDVEKSMDGSLLGEAENDEDFKETTRDLLSFIDSASSNIKLALDKPVKSKRKVNHRKYLQKQIKRCSGIITPGNMAEAPVKRQGSPLTQPSALQSKTLPKRDGVQANLQSKSLAALFNPVKDIRGEKAKKPPLRHRNLPPSFFTEPANCSKVSSTSGMTLKDFERGNPEAAEFFEILGPDYSNMISDQDLYQGMPLRVQPELGVLDPASYDAHHLVGGLFYSEPWTSCSGTSKKQGEILSTGPAQPPIYCESEDASGPMDDNALCTLTFPNFFTECSVPQVTYDLNGGYNRVSYSSL; encoded by the coding sequence ATGGCTGTTCAAACTGCAATCATGAACCCTCAGTTCATGAGTTTCTGTTTccctggttctgtgatggagtATGATGTGGAAAAAAGTATGGATGGGAGTCTCCTGGGCGAGGCAGAAAATGATGAGGACTTCAAAGAGACCACTAGGGACCTGCTGAGCTTCATAGACTCAGCCTCCAGCAATATCAAGTTGGCTCTGGACAAGCCTGTGAAATCCAAAAGGAAAGTCAACCACCGGAAGTATCTACAGAAGCAGATCAAAAGGTGCTCTGGTATTATAACACCAGGAAACATGGCAGAAGCCCCGGTAAAAAGACAAGGTTCCCCTTTGACTCAGCCAAGCGCTTTGCAGAGCAAAACTCTACCTAAGCGTGATGGGGTCCAGGCCAACTTACAGAGCAAGAGCCTGGCAGCTCTTTTCAACCCTGTGAAGGATATAAGAGGGGAGAAAGCAAAGAAGCCACCCCTGAGGCATCGCAATCTGCCTCCATCTTTTTTTACTGAGCCTGCTAACTGTTCTAAAGTCAGCTCCACATCCGGGATGACACTAAAGGACTTTGAACGAGGCAATCCTGAGGCTGCAGAGTTCTTTGAGATCCTGGGACCTGATTACAGCAACATGATAAGCGACCAGGACCTTTATCAAGGCATGCCTCTGCGGGTACAACCGGAATTGGGAGTTCTGGATCCTGCTTCGTACGATGCTCACCACTTAGTTGGTGGTCTCTTCTATTCTGAGCCCTGGACTAGCTGTTCAGGAACCTCTAAAAAGCAAGGAGAGATTCTGAGTACAGGCCCAGCCCAGCCTCCCATCTACTGTGAGTCTGAGGATGCTTCTGGGCCCATGGATGACAATGCACTGTGCACTTTGACTTTCCCTAACTTCTTCACAGAATGCTCTGTACCTCAGGTTACCTATGATTTAAATGGTGGTTATAACAGAGTGAGTTATTCCTCTCTATGA